Proteins from one Paraburkholderia sp. BL10I2N1 genomic window:
- a CDS encoding IS4 family transposase — MAIGDDTADWASEEFAQANLGDARLSQRLVALARQLATSPHTSLPQALSPAELKAAYRFFDNDLVDTDGVLAPHIAQTLHRMEQIPVVLAIQDTTEFNLTHLHATEGLGPCTGGNERGFLMHSLLAVSPEGLPLGVLGMKTWARTEGARGSAAQRKSRPIHEKESVKWIEGLAHLSALKSRCAHTQLIGIGDRESDVYELFAAQRPEGVHWLVRAAWNRRARHPQRYLRQAVLDTPAAGHTELLVPAKGTRAQRTASLTLRYASVRLQPPKARASQLPGLDVFAIHVIEDEPPAGIEPLEWMLLTSVPTHSPEQALERLRWYARRWTIETWHRVLKSGCRIEARQFGTLERFVRATALFAVIAWRILYTTLLARLDGELPCEVVLQPVEWQALYCRVHRTTRPPDKVPSLEQAVLWIATLGGYLNRHNDPPPGATVIWRGFLVLHEITEMFRIFNSGS; from the coding sequence TTGGCGATCGGAGACGACACGGCAGACTGGGCGAGCGAGGAATTCGCGCAAGCGAACCTCGGAGACGCTCGCCTGTCGCAGCGCCTGGTTGCGTTGGCACGCCAACTGGCGACCAGTCCACACACGTCGCTGCCGCAAGCGCTGTCGCCCGCTGAACTGAAGGCGGCCTATCGATTCTTCGACAATGACCTCGTCGACACTGACGGCGTGCTGGCGCCGCATATTGCGCAAACGCTGCACCGCATGGAGCAGATTCCGGTGGTGTTGGCCATACAGGACACCACCGAATTCAACCTGACGCATCTGCATGCCACAGAAGGCTTGGGTCCGTGTACCGGTGGCAATGAGCGTGGCTTCTTGATGCACAGTCTGCTGGCGGTCAGTCCGGAGGGGCTGCCGCTCGGAGTGTTGGGCATGAAGACGTGGGCGCGCACCGAAGGAGCCAGGGGCAGTGCCGCGCAGCGCAAGTCCCGGCCGATCCACGAGAAGGAAAGCGTCAAGTGGATCGAGGGGCTTGCGCACCTGTCAGCGCTGAAGTCGCGCTGTGCGCACACGCAGCTCATTGGCATTGGCGATCGCGAGAGCGATGTCTATGAACTGTTCGCTGCGCAGCGGCCAGAGGGTGTGCACTGGCTGGTGCGTGCGGCATGGAACCGCCGCGCCCGCCATCCCCAACGCTATCTCCGGCAGGCAGTGCTGGATACCCCTGCAGCCGGTCACACAGAGCTGCTGGTGCCAGCTAAAGGTACGCGTGCACAGCGCACGGCAAGCCTGACGCTGCGATACGCGTCTGTGCGCCTGCAGCCACCCAAGGCGCGGGCCAGCCAGCTGCCTGGACTCGATGTCTTTGCCATCCACGTCATCGAGGACGAACCGCCCGCCGGTATCGAACCGCTCGAATGGATGCTGCTCACTTCTGTGCCCACACACTCCCCAGAACAGGCCCTTGAGCGGCTGCGGTGGTACGCGCGGCGCTGGACGATCGAGACCTGGCATCGGGTGCTCAAGAGCGGCTGCCGTATCGAAGCCCGTCAGTTTGGCACGCTCGAGCGTTTCGTTCGTGCTACAGCACTGTTTGCCGTGATCGCCTGGCGTATCCTCTACACGACCCTGCTGGCTCGCCTCGATGGCGAACTGCCCTGTGAAGTGGTCCTTCAGCCAGTTGAATGGCAGGCGTTGTATTGCCGCGTACACCGTACCACCCGGCCGCCGGACAAGGTGCCGTCTCTGGAGCAGGCGGTACTGTGGATTGCCACCTTGGGCGGCTACCTGAATCGCCACAATGATCCTCCTCCTGGCGCAACTGTCATCTGGAGAGGCTTCCTCGTCCTGCACGAAATCACCGAGATGTTTCGCATCTTTAATTCAGGATCATAA
- a CDS encoding transposase encodes MPKRQPDPRTTTRVLRVRIKDRHASELLDKAFWVNQVWNYSNELSYKVWERERRFISGYEIDRYTSGASKAGVPLHSQTIQAISAEFVTRRVQARKVRLRWRVSSGPRRSLGWVPFKASALRYRNGQIFVSGLDRPLSLWDSYGLSSYELGAGCFSEDARGRWYLNVTVRIRKAAPEQGRSAIGIDLGLKDFAKTSDGEPIEAQCFYRKYEAALGVAQRARQKKRVAAIHARIKNSRKDFLHKASTALVRKHGAIFVGNVNASALARTGMAKSVLDAGWSAFRTMLQYKCDDAGVWFEEVDERYSTQTCSCCGSRTGPSGPEGLAVREWTCTVCDAAHDRDTNAARNILRGGLERMEAQFAAAVGQAVANEVPPGARVGRDPLAEGILALSATAAAAD; translated from the coding sequence ATGCCGAAAAGACAGCCCGACCCGAGAACCACCACGCGCGTGCTCAGAGTCCGCATCAAGGACCGGCACGCATCGGAGTTGCTGGACAAGGCATTCTGGGTCAATCAGGTCTGGAATTATTCGAACGAACTGTCGTACAAGGTGTGGGAGCGTGAACGACGCTTCATCAGCGGCTATGAGATCGACCGGTACACCAGCGGTGCCTCAAAGGCTGGCGTGCCGTTGCATTCCCAGACGATCCAGGCCATCAGCGCGGAATTCGTGACACGCCGCGTTCAGGCCCGCAAGGTCAGGCTTCGCTGGCGTGTGTCCTCTGGTCCACGCCGCAGTCTCGGCTGGGTGCCGTTCAAGGCCTCAGCGCTGCGCTACCGCAACGGGCAGATCTTCGTGTCCGGCCTGGACAGGCCGCTGTCACTCTGGGACAGCTATGGTCTGTCCAGCTACGAGCTCGGGGCCGGTTGCTTCAGCGAAGATGCGCGCGGGCGCTGGTACCTGAACGTCACGGTCAGGATCAGGAAGGCAGCCCCCGAGCAAGGACGCAGCGCCATTGGCATCGATCTGGGCCTGAAGGACTTCGCAAAGACCAGTGACGGTGAGCCGATCGAGGCACAGTGCTTCTACCGCAAATACGAGGCGGCGCTAGGCGTGGCGCAACGTGCCCGGCAGAAGAAGCGGGTCGCTGCGATCCATGCCCGCATCAAAAACAGCAGGAAGGACTTCCTGCACAAGGCTTCAACAGCGCTCGTGCGCAAGCACGGCGCCATCTTCGTTGGCAATGTGAATGCCTCAGCCCTGGCACGGACCGGTATGGCCAAATCCGTGCTGGATGCAGGCTGGAGTGCATTCCGGACCATGCTGCAATACAAGTGCGATGACGCGGGCGTGTGGTTCGAAGAAGTCGACGAGCGCTACTCCACCCAGACCTGTTCGTGTTGCGGATCACGTACCGGACCCAGCGGCCCAGAAGGGCTCGCGGTCCGCGAGTGGACCTGCACCGTGTGCGATGCCGCGCACGACCGGGATACCAATGCCGCCAGGAACATCCTGCGTGGCGGTCTGGAGAGGATGGAGGCGCAGTTTGCCGCGGCGGTCGGTCAAGCCGTCGCGAATGAGGTGCCACCCGGCGCCAGGGTCGGACGTGACCCTCTTGCAGAAGGAATCCTCGCCCTTTCCGCGACAGCGGCAGCCGCAGACTGA
- a CDS encoding Do family serine endopeptidase, with protein MNTRILSRGAMTLGAVAALAGAYAVGHRNADASQTVKSADTVTAPFASGARPGTPDFSDIVANYGPAVVHISAKHIAGQGDSQGQGADDRSSAALGSGFIISQDGYILTNNHVVDGANVVTVMLKDKREFPAHVIGTDKESDVAVLKIDAGTLPTVKIGDPAQSKVGEWVLAIGSPYGFDNTVTSGIISAKSRNMSDENYTSFIQTDVPVNPGNSGGPLFNMKGEVIGINSMIYSRTGGFQGLSFAIPIDEAIKVKDDLVKTGHVSRGLLGIGVGPIDQSAAKSLGMDKPQGALVGSVNPDGPAARAGIQTGDVILSVNGTPVTDASELRSRIAGLSPGATADIGVWRNGSRKSVSVTVGVMSGTKELPNAARQPAHARLGVAVRPLTQEELGEASLSSGLLVEQAQGPAAQAGIQSGDVILAVDGKRVASVNQLRQMISQAGDQVSLLIQRDGEQLSVPVELG; from the coding sequence ATGAACACCAGAATCCTCTCCCGCGGCGCGATGACCCTCGGCGCCGTAGCCGCTCTGGCGGGCGCATACGCCGTAGGCCATCGCAATGCCGATGCGTCGCAGACCGTCAAGAGCGCCGATACGGTGACCGCGCCGTTCGCATCCGGCGCGCGCCCCGGCACGCCGGACTTCTCGGATATCGTCGCAAACTACGGACCTGCCGTGGTCCACATCAGCGCGAAGCACATTGCCGGCCAGGGTGATTCGCAAGGGCAGGGCGCGGACGACCGATCGAGCGCGGCGTTGGGTTCAGGCTTCATCATCAGTCAGGATGGCTATATTCTGACGAACAACCACGTCGTCGACGGCGCGAATGTCGTCACCGTCATGCTGAAGGACAAGCGCGAATTTCCGGCCCACGTGATCGGCACCGACAAGGAGTCGGACGTCGCCGTGCTGAAGATCGACGCGGGAACCCTGCCCACCGTGAAAATCGGCGATCCGGCGCAAAGCAAGGTCGGCGAATGGGTGCTCGCGATCGGCTCGCCCTATGGTTTTGACAACACGGTCACGTCCGGCATCATCAGCGCGAAGTCACGCAATATGTCAGATGAGAACTACACCTCGTTCATCCAGACCGACGTACCGGTGAATCCGGGCAATTCAGGCGGCCCGCTGTTCAACATGAAGGGCGAGGTGATCGGCATCAACTCGATGATCTATTCGCGCACAGGCGGTTTTCAGGGGCTGTCGTTCGCCATTCCAATCGACGAGGCAATCAAGGTCAAGGACGATCTCGTCAAGACCGGCCATGTGAGCCGCGGCCTTCTAGGCATCGGTGTCGGGCCCATCGACCAGTCCGCTGCGAAATCGCTGGGCATGGATAAACCGCAGGGCGCGCTGGTCGGCTCCGTCAATCCTGACGGCCCGGCCGCCAGGGCAGGGATACAGACAGGGGACGTGATCCTCTCGGTCAATGGCACGCCAGTGACCGATGCGTCGGAGTTGCGCTCGCGGATCGCCGGGCTGTCGCCGGGTGCCACGGCCGATATCGGCGTCTGGCGCAACGGCAGCCGGAAGAGCGTGTCCGTTACGGTAGGCGTCATGTCCGGCACGAAGGAGTTGCCGAACGCCGCACGGCAGCCGGCTCATGCGCGGCTGGGTGTCGCGGTCCGGCCGCTTACGCAGGAGGAACTGGGTGAGGCGTCGCTGTCGTCCGGCTTGCTCGTTGAGCAGGCACAGGGGCCGGCGGCCCAGGCGGGGATCCAGTCCGGGGATGTGATTCTTGCTGTCGATGGCAAGCGGGTGGCGAGCGTGAACCAACTCAGGCAAATGATTTCCCAGGCCGGCGATCAAGTGTCCTTGCTGATCCAGCGGGACGGTGAGCAGCTGTCTGTCCCGGTCGAACTCGGCTGA
- a CDS encoding ferritin-like domain-containing protein: MSEIEKEKVVAVLNQILESELAGVVRYTHYSFLVFGFGRIPIVSWLRQQADESLVHAQQAGEWITTLGAYPSLEIGPLLDSHTFDIASILRESLEAEKVALGLYRDLLALTEGRSVALEEYARQLIHVEEVHAGEVDKMLRRPGAMATPPERGT; encoded by the coding sequence ATGTCCGAGATAGAGAAGGAAAAGGTTGTGGCAGTGCTAAACCAGATTCTCGAGTCCGAACTGGCTGGCGTGGTTCGATACACTCACTATTCCTTCCTGGTTTTCGGCTTTGGCCGCATCCCCATTGTGTCGTGGCTGCGACAGCAGGCCGACGAGTCGCTGGTGCATGCCCAACAGGCCGGTGAATGGATCACCACCCTGGGCGCATACCCGTCTCTGGAAATTGGCCCGCTTCTGGACTCGCACACCTTCGACATCGCGTCCATCCTGCGTGAATCGCTGGAAGCCGAGAAAGTCGCGCTTGGCCTGTATCGGGACCTGCTCGCGCTGACGGAAGGTCGTTCGGTCGCGCTCGAAGAATACGCACGCCAGTTGATCCATGTCGAAGAGGTGCACGCCGGCGAAGTGGACAAAATGCTGCGCCGCCCCGGAGCAATGGCGACACCGCCCGAGCGCGGCACATGA
- a CDS encoding lyase — protein sequence MSARSFASALIGVTLAAGVAQAGTARAAQPQQFDSFALPVGSAPHDVAPAADGAVWYTAQAQGALGRLDPGSGKTVQIPLGEGSAPHGVIVGPDRGAWVTDGGLNAIVRVDPDTFAVTRFPLPKDRASANLNTAVFDRLGHLWFTGQSGIYGELDPKNGRMRVFDAPRGAGPYGICVTPDGSLYFASLAGSYLGHINPESGAVQVIEPPTPHQGARRAWSDSKGRVWVSEWNAGKLGVYDPATRQWHEWRLPGDDPHAYAIFVDNRDTVWLSEWSANALVRFDPRSERFDVYALPHAHANVRQLLGRTGEVWLPESGVDHLVRYRYGAAEN from the coding sequence ATGAGCGCCAGATCCTTTGCTTCAGCCCTGATCGGTGTAACGCTCGCCGCAGGCGTCGCGCAAGCCGGTACGGCGCGCGCTGCGCAGCCGCAGCAATTCGACAGCTTCGCGCTGCCCGTCGGTAGCGCGCCGCACGACGTCGCGCCGGCAGCAGACGGCGCCGTCTGGTACACCGCCCAGGCCCAGGGCGCGCTCGGGCGGCTCGACCCGGGAAGCGGCAAGACGGTCCAGATCCCACTCGGAGAGGGATCGGCGCCGCACGGCGTGATCGTCGGTCCGGATCGGGGGGCCTGGGTCACCGATGGAGGCCTGAACGCGATCGTGCGGGTCGATCCGGACACGTTCGCCGTTACGCGTTTTCCTCTGCCGAAGGATCGCGCTTCTGCGAATCTGAACACCGCGGTTTTCGACAGGCTCGGGCATCTGTGGTTTACCGGGCAAAGCGGCATCTATGGCGAACTGGATCCGAAGAACGGCCGTATGCGCGTTTTCGATGCACCTCGCGGCGCCGGGCCTTACGGCATATGCGTGACGCCGGACGGCAGCCTCTATTTCGCGTCGCTTGCGGGGAGCTATCTCGGCCACATCAATCCTGAGAGCGGCGCCGTGCAGGTCATCGAGCCGCCGACACCGCACCAGGGTGCGCGGCGGGCGTGGTCCGATTCGAAGGGGCGCGTCTGGGTTAGTGAATGGAATGCCGGGAAACTGGGCGTCTACGATCCGGCGACGCGTCAATGGCACGAATGGCGACTCCCCGGCGACGACCCTCATGCCTATGCGATCTTCGTCGACAACCGCGATACCGTCTGGCTCAGCGAGTGGAGCGCCAACGCGCTCGTGCGCTTCGACCCGCGCAGCGAGCGGTTCGACGTGTATGCGCTGCCGCACGCGCACGCGAACGTTCGCCAGCTGCTCGGACGCACGGGAGAAGTGTGGCTGCCTGAATCGGGCGTCGATCATCTGGTGCGTTACCGGTATGGCGCAGCCGAAAACTGA
- a CDS encoding ABC transporter ATP-binding protein, protein MLTLSNVSKSYQGSQPRNVLRAVNLELRAGECVAIMGESGTGKSTLLNLAAGLDRPDAGQILFEGQDLAMLDDDAVTLERRQKMGFVFQAFHVLPNLSAAQNIALPLLLNGVGARDVAERVAAALGSVGLEGRADTMPRELSGGELQRVAIARALVHRPRLVLADEPTGNLDHDTAMRILHLLRELTRQHGAAALLVTHSAVAAATADRVLRLTSQGLEPYAPGQVSAGAGAA, encoded by the coding sequence ATGCTGACGCTGTCGAATGTTTCGAAGAGCTATCAAGGCTCGCAACCGCGCAATGTGCTGCGCGCGGTGAACCTCGAACTGCGGGCCGGCGAATGCGTGGCGATCATGGGGGAGTCCGGCACTGGAAAATCGACGCTGCTAAACCTGGCTGCCGGGCTCGACCGGCCCGATGCCGGCCAGATCCTGTTCGAAGGACAGGATCTGGCAATGCTCGACGATGACGCCGTTACCCTTGAACGGCGCCAGAAAATGGGTTTCGTGTTTCAGGCGTTCCATGTGCTGCCGAACCTGAGCGCCGCACAGAATATCGCCCTGCCCCTGCTGCTGAACGGTGTGGGCGCACGAGACGTGGCGGAGCGCGTTGCCGCTGCGCTGGGGTCGGTCGGGCTCGAAGGGCGCGCCGACACGATGCCGCGCGAGCTCTCCGGTGGCGAATTGCAGCGCGTGGCGATTGCGCGCGCGCTGGTCCATCGTCCGCGCCTCGTGCTGGCAGACGAGCCCACCGGCAACCTCGACCACGACACGGCGATGCGTATCCTGCATCTGCTGCGCGAACTGACCCGGCAACACGGTGCCGCCGCGCTGCTCGTCACGCACTCGGCGGTGGCCGCCGCGACCGCCGATCGGGTCCTGCGACTGACCTCGCAAGGACTCGAGCCCTATGCGCCGGGTCAGGTCAGCGCCGGGGCCGGAGCCGCTTAG
- a CDS encoding FtsX-like permease family protein encodes MRVPSVVRPRLPWGIFSSAGAYGVALIGGEARGHPLRAIVGILAIAAGVAMGYSVDLINRAALTELSATVNSLMGNADVEIRGPRAGFDESLYARIARLPDIETASPVVEVDARVAGRTEPLKLLGIDVFRAGLVTPNLIGRVAGTRAGSLDLLDPDAVFLSPAALTWLGLQPGAHLAVQVGLQSVVLRVAGVLPATGEAVRVGVMDIGAAQWRLQRLGSLQRIDIKLKPGVDVATFTRSVAPLLPAGVAAVTPLDNAHRTSQLSRAYRANLNVLALVALFTGAFLIFTMQALAVLRRRAQFALLRTLGVTRRGVLWLIVAEGAALGVPGALAGLALGFALAAAVLRYAGGDLGGGYFEGVQPKVQFDALAALMFFALGLCASIIGSLAPALEAARASPAQALKAGDEEAPLGRLRTRWGVTAALGALALGLAATQLPPLAGLPVFGYAAIALLLLGGVLAMPFVAHAVFDALPRPQRALPQLALAQLAHAPGRAAIGLAGIVASFSLMTAMAIMVSSFRIAVDDWLQLLLPAPLYLRAAPGGDSAYLSPNDQAVIAATKGVERVEFLRATQISLQARLPPVSLLARPIDPHNPGARLPLTGAPVMPRAGDPPPVWVSEAMVDLYGMQPGRRILLPLAGQHFAVIVAGTWRDYARQFGAIVIDERDYRRLTRDTRVTDAALWLAPGVAPAQAIARLREGLAGGHQLAFAEPGEIRATSLRIFDRSFAVTYLLEAVAVIIGLFGIGASFGAQALARAREFGVLRHLGVTRRQIGAMLALEGALVALVGVLSGLTLGSGIAMVLVHVVNPQSFHWTMDLHMPWRLLTTLASAVVGAAALTALWSARTAMSVDAVRAVRDDW; translated from the coding sequence ATGCGGGTCCCGAGCGTCGTGCGTCCCCGGCTCCCATGGGGCATTTTCTCCTCCGCCGGTGCGTACGGCGTGGCGCTCATTGGGGGCGAGGCGCGCGGACATCCGTTGCGGGCGATCGTCGGCATTCTCGCGATTGCGGCGGGCGTCGCAATGGGCTACTCGGTGGATCTGATCAACCGCGCCGCGCTGACTGAACTATCCGCGACGGTCAATTCGCTGATGGGCAATGCCGACGTAGAAATACGCGGCCCACGCGCCGGTTTCGATGAATCGCTCTACGCGCGCATCGCGCGCCTGCCGGACATCGAGACGGCAAGCCCGGTCGTCGAGGTCGATGCACGGGTGGCTGGCCGCACGGAGCCGCTGAAACTGCTCGGGATCGATGTCTTTCGCGCGGGCCTCGTGACGCCGAATCTCATCGGGCGGGTCGCGGGCACGCGTGCCGGGAGCCTCGACCTGCTGGACCCTGACGCGGTTTTTCTTTCGCCTGCAGCGTTGACGTGGCTGGGTCTGCAGCCGGGAGCGCATCTTGCCGTACAGGTCGGGCTTCAATCCGTCGTGCTGCGCGTAGCGGGCGTGCTCCCCGCCACCGGCGAAGCGGTGCGTGTCGGCGTGATGGACATCGGCGCAGCGCAGTGGCGTTTGCAGCGACTCGGGTCCTTGCAGCGGATCGACATCAAGCTCAAGCCCGGGGTGGATGTCGCCACGTTTACGCGCTCGGTCGCGCCGCTGCTGCCGGCTGGGGTAGCTGCCGTCACGCCGCTCGACAACGCGCACCGCACCTCGCAGCTCTCGCGTGCCTACCGGGCGAACCTGAACGTGCTTGCGCTCGTCGCGCTCTTCACGGGCGCGTTTCTCATCTTCACGATGCAGGCGCTCGCCGTGCTGAGGCGGCGCGCGCAGTTCGCATTGCTGCGCACGCTTGGCGTGACGCGCCGCGGCGTGTTGTGGCTCATCGTCGCGGAAGGCGCCGCGCTCGGGGTGCCGGGCGCGCTGGCGGGCCTCGCGCTCGGCTTCGCCCTTGCCGCCGCCGTGCTGCGCTACGCGGGCGGCGATCTGGGCGGCGGCTATTTCGAGGGCGTGCAGCCGAAAGTACAGTTCGACGCGCTGGCCGCGTTGATGTTCTTCGCGCTCGGCTTATGCGCATCGATCATCGGCAGCCTCGCGCCCGCACTCGAAGCCGCACGCGCGAGTCCTGCCCAGGCGCTGAAGGCAGGCGACGAAGAAGCGCCACTCGGGCGTCTGCGCACACGTTGGGGCGTGACAGCCGCTCTGGGTGCACTCGCTCTGGGACTCGCGGCGACGCAGCTTCCTCCGCTCGCCGGCTTGCCGGTATTTGGCTATGCGGCCATCGCGTTGCTGCTGCTCGGCGGCGTTCTGGCGATGCCGTTCGTCGCGCATGCGGTGTTTGATGCGCTGCCACGTCCGCAACGTGCGCTCCCGCAACTGGCGCTCGCGCAGCTTGCTCACGCACCCGGTCGCGCGGCCATCGGCCTTGCCGGCATCGTCGCGAGTTTCAGCCTGATGACGGCCATGGCGATCATGGTGTCGAGCTTTCGCATCGCGGTAGACGACTGGCTGCAACTGCTGCTGCCCGCCCCCCTTTACCTGCGCGCGGCGCCTGGCGGCGACAGTGCATACCTGTCCCCGAACGACCAGGCGGTCATCGCGGCGACGAAAGGCGTCGAGCGCGTCGAATTCCTGCGCGCGACGCAGATCTCACTCCAGGCGCGTTTGCCTCCTGTCAGCCTGCTCGCGCGACCGATCGATCCGCACAATCCGGGCGCACGTTTGCCACTGACCGGCGCGCCCGTCATGCCGCGCGCAGGCGATCCGCCACCGGTGTGGGTCAGCGAGGCGATGGTCGATCTGTATGGCATGCAGCCTGGGCGCCGCATCCTGCTGCCGCTGGCAGGCCAGCACTTTGCTGTGATCGTGGCCGGCACGTGGCGCGACTACGCGCGCCAGTTCGGCGCGATCGTGATCGACGAACGCGACTATCGCCGGCTCACGCGCGATACGCGGGTGACCGATGCGGCGCTCTGGCTCGCGCCTGGCGTCGCGCCGGCGCAGGCCATCGCGCGACTGCGCGAGGGCCTCGCGGGCGGACATCAGCTGGCTTTCGCCGAGCCGGGCGAGATTCGCGCGACGAGCCTCAGGATCTTCGATCGCAGCTTCGCGGTGACCTATCTGCTGGAGGCGGTGGCCGTGATCATCGGACTGTTCGGTATCGGCGCAAGCTTCGGCGCACAGGCGCTTGCCCGCGCGCGGGAGTTCGGCGTGCTGCGGCATCTGGGTGTGACGCGCCGTCAGATCGGTGCGATGCTTGCGCTCGAGGGCGCGCTCGTGGCGCTCGTCGGCGTGCTCTCCGGGCTCACGCTCGGCTCGGGCATCGCGATGGTGCTGGTGCATGTCGTCAACCCCCAGTCTTTTCATTGGACGATGGACCTGCATATGCCGTGGCGACTGCTCACCACGCTCGCGTCGGCGGTCGTTGGCGCCGCCGCGCTCACCGCGCTCTGGAGCGCGCGCACGGCGATGTCGGTGGACGCCGTGCGTGCCGTGCGCGACGACTGGTGA
- a CDS encoding lipocalin-like domain-containing protein gives MKRRAFLLLPPALLFGRGAWARAPDYPPVRSGEPLAFPRDYGAHSGYRTEWWYATGWLQTDTGASLGFQVTFFRSRPPLDDANPSRFAPAQLLFANVALSDPGVGRLQHDQRAARSGFGLADASEADTNVHIGEWSLRREADGRYHVSVAAADFKFLFTMQPTHLVLVNGASGYSRKGPLPDEASYYYSEPWLHVDGTLTRRRRPDGIPNHDPEHVNGTAWLDHEWSSAPLAEGAVGWDWIGINLDDGGAVMAFQIRDKAGHKFWAGGTLRNADGNTRALAPDSVSFTPLRWWRSPHTGARYPVAMRVDAGDAHLVLAPLMDDQELDSRASTGAVYWEGAVVALKASDVNTANATGAATRLGRGYLELTGYFQRLDL, from the coding sequence ATGAAAAGGCGCGCGTTCCTGCTGTTGCCGCCAGCGCTGTTGTTCGGGCGAGGCGCATGGGCCCGCGCGCCGGACTATCCGCCCGTGCGGAGCGGAGAGCCACTGGCGTTCCCGCGCGACTACGGCGCACATTCGGGCTATCGCACCGAGTGGTGGTACGCGACCGGCTGGTTGCAAACGGATACCGGTGCGTCGCTCGGCTTTCAGGTGACGTTCTTTCGTTCGCGTCCGCCGCTCGACGATGCCAACCCGAGCCGCTTCGCGCCTGCGCAACTGCTCTTCGCCAACGTCGCGCTGAGCGACCCGGGCGTGGGCAGGCTGCAGCACGACCAGCGCGCGGCGCGCAGCGGCTTCGGTCTCGCGGACGCGAGCGAGGCGGACACCAACGTGCACATCGGCGAGTGGTCGTTGCGGCGTGAGGCCGACGGACGCTACCACGTCAGCGTCGCCGCGGCCGACTTCAAGTTTCTGTTCACGATGCAGCCCACGCACCTGGTGCTCGTGAACGGCGCATCGGGCTATAGCCGCAAGGGGCCGCTGCCGGACGAGGCGAGCTACTACTACAGCGAGCCGTGGCTGCACGTGGACGGCACCTTGACGCGCAGGCGCCGACCTGACGGCATCCCCAACCACGATCCGGAGCACGTGAATGGCACTGCGTGGCTCGATCACGAATGGTCGTCGGCGCCGCTCGCAGAAGGCGCCGTCGGCTGGGACTGGATCGGCATCAATCTCGACGACGGTGGCGCAGTGATGGCGTTTCAGATCCGCGACAAGGCGGGGCACAAGTTCTGGGCCGGCGGCACATTGCGCAACGCCGACGGGAACACGCGCGCGCTTGCGCCTGACAGCGTCAGCTTCACCCCGTTGCGCTGGTGGCGCTCGCCGCACACCGGCGCGCGCTATCCGGTCGCGATGCGCGTCGATGCCGGCGACGCCCATCTGGTGCTCGCGCCGCTAATGGACGATCAGGAACTCGACAGCCGCGCCAGCACGGGCGCCGTGTACTGGGAAGGCGCAGTCGTCGCGTTGAAGGCAAGCGACGTGAATACCGCGAACGCAACAGGCGCGGCAACGCGACTCGGACGGGGTTATCTGGAACTGACCGGATATTTTCAGCGGCTCGATCTATAG
- a CDS encoding HTH domain-containing protein, which translates to MMSKMQVEIGTEADFFARGKRLAQQLDRGELPAETHVITFEDPADIAPLLTQARIGVFRAIKEGAASITVIAARLSRDRSAVKRDVDALCHAGLVTVETTPNAGHGTHKVVRAVAEHVDLHVVIA; encoded by the coding sequence ATGATGAGCAAGATGCAAGTTGAAATTGGTACTGAAGCGGACTTCTTTGCACGCGGCAAGCGTCTCGCCCAGCAGCTTGACCGAGGCGAGTTGCCTGCTGAGACTCACGTCATCACATTTGAAGACCCAGCCGACATCGCACCGCTCCTGACCCAGGCCCGTATCGGGGTGTTTCGCGCGATTAAGGAAGGAGCCGCATCCATTACGGTTATCGCGGCCCGCCTGTCGCGTGACCGCAGCGCGGTCAAGCGCGACGTTGATGCGCTCTGTCACGCTGGCCTTGTGACGGTGGAAACCACCCCGAACGCGGGCCACGGAACGCACAAGGTTGTCCGCGCCGTTGCCGAACACGTTGACCTTCACGTCGTGATTGCCTGA
- a CDS encoding DUF6516 family protein: MAERKIHDERHVVPRNRGNGELRREVWVNEAGEVSRYNLAYINHALYQGDNGRVVGYDNAHGFHHRHYFGSVTPVDFVSFEDIEDQFAQDWTALRSQ, from the coding sequence ATGGCTGAAAGAAAAATTCACGATGAGCGCCACGTCGTACCCCGGAACCGTGGAAATGGCGAACTCCGGCGCGAGGTCTGGGTAAATGAAGCGGGGGAAGTCTCGCGTTACAACCTGGCCTACATCAACCATGCGCTTTACCAGGGCGACAATGGACGGGTTGTGGGCTATGACAACGCGCACGGGTTTCATCACCGGCACTATTTTGGCAGCGTGACACCCGTCGATTTTGTCAGCTTTGAAGATATAGAGGACCAGTTCGCCCAAGACTGGACCGCATTACGGAGCCAATGA